The Epilithonimonas zeae genome contains the following window.
TTCATCAAGGCAATCTTTTGCAACATCGTCAAACCTCTCAAAACACCTTGTTGAAAGTCTATTTTCTTGGATTGATCAGCCAGTTTTTTAACCTTATCCATACTGGCAATCTCTTTATCATCAATCTCAATCCTATCATAACTATTGATGATGTTTCTTTGAGTTTCCTTTCTGATTTGAGAATAAGAAACCGTATAAAAAGAAAAAAGAATAAGCATTAAGTAGAGCGACTTTTTCATAGAACTATCGTTTTATTTTGCAAATGAGCTCTGCTTATCCAACCAAAACCCTTTCAAAAATACAATATTCTCATAAAAACATCATATAAATTATCCATATTTAATCCATAAAATAATATAAGAATATTTACTCACATTATCACTACTCTCTGTTTACCAAATCCATAGAAAAAGCAGGCAAGCAAATCGCAATATATTCACAAGGATCATAAAAGGGATTAGAATAACGGACTCTGGCTCCTTTTTCTATCAGAATACTTTGTCCTCTTTCCAGAATTATAGAATCACCATCAATCTCGAAATGCTTTTTGCCTGAGATAATCAATGTAAATTCATCAAATTCCGGCGTTTGGTATGGTTCGCTCCAGTTGGGCGGTGCAACCATATGCGCAATGGAGATTTCTGAGTTTCTGGTAGAATTCCCCCAATGTTCTTCAATTAATTTCCCATCCGTTGTCGGAACAATAAAAGGGTTTGCCTGGATTCTGTACTTTTTCATATCAGATAATTTTCTTTTGTAATTTCAAAAACGACATTCAATCGTTCTGGTTCGCCAAAGTAAGCTACATTAACTTCATCTACTTTCTTCGCACCTAGCTTTTCCATTGCTTTCTGAGAACGGATATTATCTTTTCCAACATGGAAATTAACTTTATCTACAAACTGAAAAATATAATCCAGCATCAGTTTTTTGACTTTTGGATTCAGTTTGGAACCCCAGAATTTGGTTGCATAAAATGTATAACCAATGAATATCGAGTTATCTTCCGGGTTATAATCATAAAATCTTGTGCTTCCGGCAATTTCTCCAGTATTTTTTTCTACAATTTTGAAAGCGCCCCGACTCTCCATTGCGCCTTGAAAAAAGTTTTGAAAAACCTCTTTTTTGTATCGGTCTTTATTCGGGTGTTGTTCCCAAATCTTTGGGTCAGAAGCCACTGAAAACAATTGCTCAAAATCATTCTCTTCTAATGGAACTAATCTTACAAAGTCGTTCTCTAAAGTTGGTTGGATGTTCATATGATAATTATGGTTGATAAATGTTATATTCTCTGTCAGGCTGAGGTTATCGAACCTTTTAATTATTTTCAGCCGTGATAGACTCTGGAGAAGACAATTTTTCCGTGTTTGATTTCCAGGACC
Protein-coding sequences here:
- a CDS encoding cupin domain-containing protein, translated to MKKYRIQANPFIVPTTDGKLIEEHWGNSTRNSEISIAHMVAPPNWSEPYQTPEFDEFTLIISGKKHFEIDGDSIILERGQSILIEKGARVRYSNPFYDPCEYIAICLPAFSMDLVNRE
- a CDS encoding GNAT family N-acetyltransferase — protein: MNIQPTLENDFVRLVPLEENDFEQLFSVASDPKIWEQHPNKDRYKKEVFQNFFQGAMESRGAFKIVEKNTGEIAGSTRFYDYNPEDNSIFIGYTFYATKFWGSKLNPKVKKLMLDYIFQFVDKVNFHVGKDNIRSQKAMEKLGAKKVDEVNVAYFGEPERLNVVFEITKENYLI